In Streptomyces sp. HUAS ZL42, the DNA window GACGCCCCCGCGGGCGGCGGCACGGACGACGACTGATCAGGCCTCCACGACAGTTGCGGCGCGCTGCTCGCGCAGCCGCGCCGCGTGCTCGTTCGTCCGCACGTCGTAGGTCATCAGCTTCGGCAGGCACAGCGCCAGCAGCCCCACCGCGCCCGCGCACAGCAGCCCGCCCGACCAGACGGACGCCCGCACCCCCCACCACGCGGCGAAACCGCCGGAGCGGACCTGGCCGAGGGTCGGCCCCACCGAGTACGACAGCAGCTCGATCCCGGCGAGGCGGCCGCGCAGCTCGTCCGGGATCGTCTGGTTCCACATGGCCCCGCGGAAGATGCCGCTGACCATGTCGCAACCGCCGGCCACGGTCAGGAACAGCAGCACCAGCCACAGGTTGCCCACGACGCCCGCGCCAGCGATGGCCACACCCCACAGCGCGGCCGACAGCACCACCATCCGCCCGTGCCGGTGCACCCGCGAGGTCCAGCCGCTGGTCAGGCTCACCAGCAGCGACCCGGCCGGAACCGTCGCGTACATCAGGCCCAGCGACCACTCGGCGTCCAGTTCGTCCGCGAGAAACGGCAGCACGGCGAGGGGCATCGCCAGGAACATCGCGGCGAGATCGACGGCGTAGGTGCCGAGGAGTTCCTTGCGGCTCCAGGCGTACCGGGCGCCCTCGGCGATCGACCTGAGCGACGGTTTCGCGGCCTCGTGGGAGGCGGGGGAGGAGGCGATGCGTACGACGAGGGCGACGGAGACGACGAAGGTGACGAGGTCCGCGCCGTACGCCCAGCCGAGCCCCGCGTACGCCACGACCACGCCCGCCAGGGCCGGGCCCGCGACGCCGCCGACCGTCCAGCGCAGGGAGTTCAGCGAGGCCGCGGCCGGCATGTGCTCGTGGGCCACGATCCGCGGCCACAGCGAGTCGAGCGCGGGACGCTGGACGGAGACGAGGGCGGAGGACAGGGCGGCGACGACGTACAGCGGCCAGACGGCCGGGGTCGGGACGAGGGCGTTCACCAGCAGCACCGCGCTGAGCAGCCCCTGGCCGGCCTCCGTCCACACGATCAGCGTCCGCTTGTCGAGCGCGTCGGCGAGCGCACCCCCGTACAGCCCGAACACCACCAGCGGCACCAGCTCCACGGCCCCGATCGCCCCGACCGCCGCGGCGGACCCGGTGAGGTCCTTGATCTGCACCGGCAGCGCGACGAACGTCAGAAAACTTCCGAAGTTCGAGATCAGCCCCGACAACCACAACTTCCGGAAGTCCACCGAACCCCGCCAGGGCGCAAGGTCGGGGAGAAATGAACGCAGCCCGGTGGGCGGCGCTTGGGGGGACTGGCTGGGGGCGTCGTCGG includes these proteins:
- a CDS encoding MFS transporter, which translates into the protein MTDDAPSQSPQAPPTGLRSFLPDLAPWRGSVDFRKLWLSGLISNFGSFLTFVALPVQIKDLTGSAAAVGAIGAVELVPLVVFGLYGGALADALDKRTLIVWTEAGQGLLSAVLLVNALVPTPAVWPLYVVAALSSALVSVQRPALDSLWPRIVAHEHMPAAASLNSLRWTVGGVAGPALAGVVVAYAGLGWAYGADLVTFVVSVALVVRIASSPASHEAAKPSLRSIAEGARYAWSRKELLGTYAVDLAAMFLAMPLAVLPFLADELDAEWSLGLMYATVPAGSLLVSLTSGWTSRVHRHGRMVVLSAALWGVAIAGAGVVGNLWLVLLFLTVAGGCDMVSGIFRGAMWNQTIPDELRGRLAGIELLSYSVGPTLGQVRSGGFAAWWGVRASVWSGGLLCAGAVGLLALCLPKLMTYDVRTNEHAARLREQRAATVVEA